Within Suricata suricatta isolate VVHF042 chromosome 12, meerkat_22Aug2017_6uvM2_HiC, whole genome shotgun sequence, the genomic segment TACCTGTCAAAATTACATAAATTCaagctaaaaatgaaaaaaaatttttgctgtCAGATTAACAGAAAAGGGGTAAAAAGAAACTTGTTATGGAGGGCACTTTACAgcatctattaaaattttaaatattcatatcctttgatctagcatttctatttctaggaaccaatccttcagaaatattGCTGTAAATGCACAGATTATCTGTACAAGGATATTCATTACAGCACTTTGTAACAGAACAAAACTGGATGGGACCCAAATCTCAATAAATAAGGGACTGGCTGAAGAAGCTATaatacggggtgcctgggtggctcagtcagttgagcatctgactggctcaggtcatgatctcaccgctcgtgagtttgagccctccatcaggctctgtgctgacagctcagagccttgagcctgtttcagattctgtgtctccccgtctctctgcccctcccatgttcatgctctctctctgtttctcaataataaatgttaactaaataAGCTACAATACACTCATATACAGAAtacatagacattaaaaaaaataaggtcacCAACATGTCCTAATGGGCAAGACACccaatatataataaaaacaaggtGCAAAGAGTATATATAATATCCTACTTAGAAAAAAAGTCAGACCTAGGAAACACAGGAACCTTCACCTCCATTATctattttttacaatatttatatttcaaataattttgtagTAACTAGCATACTTTAAAGCATGTTAAAATAGTATATACAATATGATcccattttcataaaataaaaaaaatgtatagattaTAAATATGCATTACATACTAAAAAAGCTGTACCAAATATTTTAATGGCACATTGGGGTTTAGATGATAAtatttttcatgtactttttcttttgtaatgaatatacatattaattttctaGTGAGAAAAAAATAGCTGTTAAAAATTACAGGCTTGGGGCCTATCTTCAGGACTAGAACCACCACTCCTCCCTCCTGCAGGAAGTCTCGCATAGCCCTTGCACCATCTTAAAACTCCTCCCTCCCCTAGCACTTTCCACCTTGTCTGTGTTCCCAGCTCAGCTCTGTCCTAAGGCAGTGCAAGCTGGGGCGCTTGGCTTACATTTGgtccttgtattttttaaaaatagaatcagtGTCTCTAGTCATCTGACCAGGAATATCCAATTTCTTTGATTAGGGCTATGCTGTCAGAGGTATCCTTCATTCAACAACCCCTAAGGTggacaaactgaggctcaggagaaATAAACATGGTTAACAGCAGATTCCAACTCAAAAACACGAAGTGGTAGCAAAGCAGTGGTCTTCATTGATCTTTATTGAATGAAGGACTCCAGGGGCAAGCAGGAGAGATCAAGAGCAACATTAGCaggaacaaatataaaaatataaaatgtaaagtgCAAGCACTGGGCAATGTGTGCAGGGTTGCGTCATGTCCTTGGGGGATATGAAGCTGAGGACTAGCCACAGCCCACCCTCTAAGGGAATCTAGACCTGAGGGGTCTGTGCAGGGCCCTTGGCTGGGGGTGGAAGTGGCTTGAATGGGGCCCAACCTTGGGCCTTGAAGTAGGAGACCAGCTGTGTGGGTACCTCTGCAAGCACAGTCTGTGCCAGTGCCTCCTGAGGGGCCTGCCAGGAGAAGAAGGGCAAGGTCAGTGGTGGCGCCCTAACGGCTTCCCATAGTCTACATTTCATACCAAAGAAAGGATACAAACCCCAATACCCAAACTTGGCCAGACTTAGATGAAAGGGTGAGTATCCCCATTCAGAGGTGGAAGGGTAAACCCCCAGATCTGGTCTGCCCCCAAACTtgcccccactcacattctggaAGCGGCGGTAGGGCACAAACTGCACGATATCACGGGCAGCTGCCTCCCCGGAGCGTGTATGCAGGGGTCCACCATCAGCATCCAGCTGCTCCATGGCCTCGAAGTCAGCACCACCCACACCCACGATGATCACTGACATGGGCAGGTGTGAAGCACGCACCACAGCCTCACGTGTAGCCTCCACATCTGTCACAGCACCATCAGTCAGGAGCAACAGCACGAAGTATTGCTGGGGATAAGCCATTCATAAACTGAGGCAGACGCTCTAGCTCTATAAACACCCCAGCTACACATCCCCACACTGACGAGAAGTCCATTGTTACACAGCCCTGAAGGGAGCCCTTGACTAAGACCACCCACCACTACCACTACTTCTCATGATCCTCACCGAGGCAGTCCTCTGATGTGCAGCCTGGGTTGCAAACCTGGCCACATGGTTGATGATGGGTGCAAAGTTGGTGGGGCCATAGAGGCGAACTTGGGGCAGGGCTTGGCGGTAGGCATCCACAATGCCCTGGATGCCTAGAAAAGGAGGGCAAAATACACTAAAATACTGAGCCTCTTCAGGGCTGAGTCAGTCTTGACATCACCCCATCCTGGCAAAGGAGATTTGGGAACCTGCACGCATTTCATTCAGTCACCCCCAATAACCCTGTGTACTTAACCTTATCCTACAGATGGAAAAATTAAGACCAAAGAGAGGAAGGGCACTTGCCCTAAATCACAACTTGAGTTAAAACTAATTAAGGGGATCTCCTGAAAAAATCTAGGGCAGTTGAGCATCAAATTTACAACCCACTTAATAATGAATTATAATCCATTTAATAAGAATCTATAGAtattaaataatggaaaagaggaagcttttccttaattttttttgaccctcccccctgctcttccttaataaatgtagaaggggGAATTACAAAACCATTTGACAGTCACAGAGATAATTGAGTCAGGCTAAGATCATCAGTGGATGCTAAAACTAGAGTCCTAGTTGATGAGTAACTGGATATTTATTATATAGCCTCAAAATATCTTCCCGaaagatattaattataaatagTGAAGAAACCTGGTAGACTCTACCTCAACCAAGTGATCAGTTAACATGATTGGGGATAAGATAAATCAACATCATGGGGCTCCTGACACGGTGCACTCAGAAAAACGCCCACCAAAAGTGCATGATCTGAATCTAATCATAAGGAAATACCAGGTAAACCCAAACCGTGGGACATTCTACAAACTATCTAGcctataatcttaaaaaatgttaattatcatGAAAGACATGAACTCTGGAAGACAAAGCAAATGAATGTGTTATGCAATCTGGGATTTTCTTTATGCTGTAAAAGACAACTGGCAAAACTTCAATAAATTCTAGATTGGATAATAGTATTGATGTTAATTTCGTGATTTAGGGAATTGTACTGTAGTTACTTAAGAGAGTATCTTTGATTTTAGGAAACACACAAGTATTTAGGGATAAAGGGAGCAAAGTTGGTGGGGCCTCAGAGGGCAAACCTGGGGTAGGACTTATATAGTTTAAGACTATAATTCtcaaacatttcagaaaagatatatgtgtgggtctatatatatatagatcaCTTTAGTTTGTTGTCCATGTTGGAGGAGCCACGAGGTTTGGCCCTCTCTAGACAAAACCGCTTGGGTAAAAGTACCCTGAAAAGAGTTGAACTAAGGCTTCCAGTGATGCCCAAATATGTACAGTGAGCTTCCAGACAAAGATGATAATACAGAGCACTTAGTACGTGTCAGGCTTAGTTCTTCAAACTTTACATATATCTTCTCCTTAAATATTCAGTATCTTGtaatatttatcctttttatgAAGCCAAAGCACACTGGCCCCAAGTCACATGGTTTTAGCAAGAAGCAAGATAAAGATTTGAGACCTAAATTTGAGTCTAGAGACTTGGCTCTAAAATCCGCTCCTCTGGACAACAGACTCAGGTATCTGCCCCTACTACCCCCACACTCATCTGCACGGGCTTGGCCCTCTAGGTGTGGACAGATCTGCCTTATGTTGGAGGTTGGAGGAACTTACCTGTGCAGTAGGGATTATTGGAGTTGAAGTTCAAGGCAAATTCATGGGAAACCTGAGGGCAAGAATGAAAATGAGGTCTTTTCCCCACAGTCATATTTGTGCAAAGGAAAATGACACTATGGTATATACCAAGCATCGTGCAGGAAATATTTAGTACTGAGTACTTGTTGTACATATGCCTATAGGGATACATCCTGCATCTCCACATAAAGCTGGGTGCCAGAGAGAGAATCAACGGCATCCCCCCAAATCAGGACCCTGACATTGAAAACAGAGGGGCTGAGGAGTCTCACCTGCcagtcagggggcacctgggcccCAAATCCAAATGCTGGGAACAGCTTGTCCCTGTGGGAAGATAGTGAgttggagaagaggcagagaggggactgTGAGCCCAGACGCTGAAACATCTTGCAGGGAGGGGATGGGCAAGAGAACAAGTTACTCACGAATCATAGTCCTGAATCACGCTGCCCACACTCCACAGTGCTGTCAGGTACTCGTTGACCCCTGTTGGGCTCAGGTAGTGGAGGGAGTCCGGGGAGGAAGGGTCTCCATTGGAGCCCGTGAAGTCTATACCTAcctggaagaaagggaggagggaagctgAAGGCCACCCATTTTGAGCTCCAGATCTGTTCTCTTGCCCTTGATAAAGCAACTTACAGTGAAGTTGATTTGACAGCCTCCCATCACATAGTCCAGGAATGAATACTGTGTTTCTACCTGTAGAAGAAACCAGGATCATGGCTGGGGTGAAGAAATTGGGGCCATGGAGCACAGGGGTCAGAGCTTGGGTCATATGGGCTAATCTCACCTGGCAAACCTTAACACAGACAGTCCCAGAGTTcttgtagcttttctttttctgctgtttctCAGGGTGGATGCATTCAAACTCAGCCTGGTGAGGAAAGAAAAACTAGGGTAGGAAGCTCCCAGAGCATCAGCCAGAACTGGAACTGCTctgccctccatctctctctccctaggGCGGCAGTCCTTTAGGCCCCTCCCAACACCCCAGAGCTGGGCTGGCACTCACCGGGACTGCTTGTAGCTGGGCCAAGCTTGTGTAGAAGGTACCAATGAGATCATGTGAACCATCACTGTCATAGTCTGAGCATCGCACCTGGGcagggggaagaaggggaggtGAGTAAGTGTATATAGTGAGAATAAATCCCTCCCAGGTTCCCTGCCCCTGCTCAGTCCATTCAGGCGGCAAACTCCTCACCTGGATGGGTGTGCTGGGGTCTCCCCCACAGAAATGCTGAAGGGAAACAGAGAAGCGCTTCCATGTAGGGTTCAAGTTGTTCTTGATTACCTGAAGGTGGAGGGCAAGGCCTCTAGTAAGTTCTGGGCTGGCATATGGGGGCTGTCATCCTTCCCTACCCATGTCCAGGCTTGTTCCAAACCTGGTAATCCCGAACCCCAGGGATTCTCTCATAACCCACTCTGCCCAATCCCAGGGGTCTCACACCTCAGATCTGTATGCCAGGTGCCATTTCCCATCACCCTGACGGAAGAACTCCAAGAATGGATCCGATTTCCCCAAGAAGTCCTGTCAATGCCACAGAGATCCCAGTGTAAGTAAGACTAGAAAGAGAACTATTTTGCCagtcctcacccctgccccccatccctgtccccttAATTCTCAAATCCCAAAGGTTGACTCTTTCCAGACACACCTTCTTATCTAGGTTTCTGGCCTCCACCTCCATGGTCACTACACGATTATCCTTCATCTCCTGAGCTGATACCtaggaaggggaggcaggagacTATATCACCTCATGAATTCCTCTTTGATgtaactcccctcccccagagttcTTCCTTACCGTGATAGTCCCCCGTCCAGCAGGTTTTCCAGGCTTCAGCATCAAAGGCAGAGTTATTATCTGGCTGGACACAatctggggcagagcaggggtgggtgggagagcAAAATCTCAGACAGGGTTAGGTCTTCCTTGACCCCCACATCCTCCATGTTCCAGACAGTCTGGGTGGTCTGTTAGGGCTCTTACTGAACATGTGTCTGAAAGATTTTAATCCCTAGCCCTACATACCTGTCCTAGGGAACACTCAGCCCCTCCTAGGAAGTCATCATCTCCCAGCTCAGGTGTCTTGTTGTCTATGTCATAGATGCCAAATCGAAGCTTCTGGACTGTTTCAAAGTGGTACTCAAGCCGCAGAGTCTTGGAGAACTCAGGGTTCGAGCAGTTCCGTACTCGCTCAGTTCGGCCGAGCTATGGGCAGAGGCCAATTAGCATAATAGTCatgcacccctcaccccccaaacAGTTCTAGCCTCCCTCCACAACCTTTAAACCCATGGTCCTCACCTCAGCCCAGTTGCCCCCTCCCACATCCTGTAAAAGGACGCAGAGTGGATCAGACTTGGAGCCGATGTCCTTGTCAATGAGGTGGTCACAGGAAATGGACAGCTgaaccaaggtcacacagtgggcCATCTGGGAAAAAAAGGACCTAAGTCAAGCACTGAGGACCTTTTTCCACCCTTCCCTGACTATAGGTCCCAGCTTAGGAAGGCCAGCAGGCTTcacccaggcagggctgggcctgTATCCAGCTCTATGACACCCACGGAAGAGAAGGTCCTAGAGCCTCCATACTCCTCTAATCCCCTTAGGTGAGCTCCATGGGACAGGACATGGTGGGTACAACCAACCCTGGTATGATgggaagatgcagaaaaagtgtaCTGGCCTCCATCAACAACTTTGACCCCAAAATAGTCCTCACCCTAAAATCCCTATAATGCTCCCAAGACCCAGAATCCAACCCTGAATTTCTGAGACCAATGAATCTCATTCTGACCCTCTTACTGGCCCCAGAGCAGATCCTAATCCAAGTTCCAATCCCAACACTGTCTCAAACATGACCAGGATCCAGATACTACTCCCCAAAAAGTTTCTTCCTCCAATGATTTCTCACGAACTCTGGGGTCCTGCATCTTGAGATGGTGTTAGGATCCCCTCAACTCAGTCTCCTAGCTTATAATCGGCTGCTCATGTCCAACTCCTCACTACTCTCACTGCCACTACCCAGTCCAAGTCATCATCATTTGTCACTGGGTTTATGGCATTAGCCTCTTTAACTGGTCTCCCTTGTCCTATGCCATCCCCATGTCCACCCCCATCCTCACACCAACAAACTATTTCCAATATGGCAACCAGGGTGATCCTGTTAAAATGTTAAGTCAGGTCATGTAACACCTCTGCCCAAACCTTCTAATAATTTCTCATTACTGAGAAAACATCCAAACTCTAGCATGTTCTACAAAATCTTGAAAGATCTAGATCTAACTTAATTTCCTAACACCTCTCTTCCTCACTCCATTCTGGTCACACAGGTCTGCTTGCCTGTCATTCCTCAAATAAGCTTGTTTCTTCCCTCATATTATCCACATGGCTTGTTTCCTTACTCTCTCTAGGTCTTTATTCAAAATCATCTCCATTATGAAGAAAAAGGCTCTCCTTTTCTAGCTACTTAAAATTTCAACCCTACTACAACCAACACATTGCATACcagtttcctgctttttctctttagCATTTATCAGTGTCTAATACGCTATATATTATGTTTTCCCCACTAGAATGGAAACTAAGGGAATGTAAATATGAAGGAAGGGATATTTGTCTGttctgttcactgctgtatcccaaGCACTTAGataataagtatttgctgaatgaaatcCAAAAGGCCATTTCCAGTCTCAGGTCCCAGCCCAGCCATCTCCAAACTGATGATAGTAATTATGAAGCCCCAAGCTTCTCTAATTCATCCATTTCCTCAACTAAAACACTATCTTCTTGCATGGATCACCATGACTCCCAAAGAACCCCTCCTCCTACAGTCCCCGTAACAATTATCCTCAGACTTGTTACTATCCCTGTGTCCTTGCTGACTCCTACACCTGCAGATCGTCTGTACCAACACTGCAGATGTCAGATCTCTCACCTGGCTTCACGCAGCACTCCAGGTTTTCCAGCACTATACCCCAGGATGCCTCCAGCCTTAGCCTCCCCTAAACTGACCCAGTCAATTCTTCCCTCAACCTAGTCCACAGTTAGTGCTGCTCCCATCTTGGTGCCTTGTGGTCTCCATCTGGAGTTCTATTATCAACCGATGTTGAAACGATTATTACACTTTGGCTTGTATCACAAACTGCCCATGTATTCATATCATCTCAGTCTCTGCTTGAAAGCACCCAATGATGGAAAACCCACCACTgtcttaatctattttttaaaaatattttagagagacagagagacagaaaatcttaagtaggttccaagcttagtgcagagcccaatgtggggctcaattccacgacactggaatcatgatctgagctgaaatgaagagtcagatatccaaccgaatgagccacccaggcacccctctcctaaTCCATTTAGATAGTCCTGCTCCATAAAGTTCCACCAAACCAACTCAAGTCTGCTGATCATTTCTACATATTTGTCCTGTATCTCCCCAGTCTAAACTTCCACAGGAAAGCCttattccatctctctctctgagaacCCATCTGACCTGGAAGCAGTGAACCCGGCTTCCCCCTCactggcccccccccccagctaaaatctggaaaaagagCCCCAGTTCTTTCGAATGTTGCCCCTAGAAAATGACTTGTAGACTCTGAGCAGCCTGATCTTCCCTTTGGAAGTTCCCTAAGGACAGACCCAGAGAAAAACACATACTCCCAAAGGAGTGGGACCACAGCTTCCCCAAGTCACAACCTGACTCCATGCTTCTCACTTCACACATTCTCTGCAcagaatagaaacaaatgaaggaTGTTCATTTCACTATTGCTGAGAATAGTAAAAGACCTGAGACAGCTTAAAGGTCTACTATGTACTAAGTAAAGTATGATACATCAGAACAATGGAATGCAGAGCAGCAGTAGGTAAAATACAAGGCAGAACTATATTATATTggtattatatgaaaaaatatggtCACAGAAAATGGTAAGAAAAGTAGGACTCCATTTTAAACTTCAATTGTATGTGTACATACAATAGATTTGAATATGttgacaaaataaatacacacacacacgaaaaaatGGACAACACACCAAAGAAATGCAACTTTAGCTGCACCTCAGCAAAGCAGGGTGAAAGCAAGCACTTTATATACTCTACACACTTCTGTATTGTTTCCATATTCTAtggtttattttgaaatttttaaagggcTTCAttagttttttccccccaaaccacAACCTCACTATTTAAAGCCCAGAGCCTCTACCTCTGGTTCAACAACCCCTACCTAAATTCAGAGTTCTCTTGCCTCCTCTCTGGCTTCTCCTTACCACTGCCTCAGCTAGTCTTCCTTGATGTCAGCTTCCAGAGTCTTCACCTTAATTAGAAGCCCTGCATAGCTGCCCATGGCCCTTAGATTCAGAGCCAAAATCCCTAGCAAGATCACCTTAAAGCACAACTCCAGAAAGAACATCTACACAGAATGTAGTAGTTGTGTAATATGGTGACCCAGCATCCCTAAAACTTCAACCTTCAAACCCCTTCCCAGTCTGCCCCACCTCCTACCATTTTACTGCCCAACCAAACAGTAATCCAAAGCTATTTCTGGTTCCTCAAAAATATGCAAAAGCTGATACCTCTGACTTCCCTGCCTAAAAAATATCTTGACACCCAAAGTTCTGCTATGATATCATTGCTTTATGAAGCCTTGCCCACAATCCCCAAGTAAAATTTATCATCTCTCCTCTGGATGATTACATGGCTTCCTCATCATCTTCCTGCAAACACACGCATGCATACACAGTGTTTATTAACCAAACAGAAATTAGGTCATACCATATTTCTGCTTAAAACTCTGGAATGGCATCACAAAACACTCCACGTCCAAAGTTCCTACCATGGTCTACAAGGCCCTCCCTGCAAGACCAGACCCTTATCTAACTAATCATCTAGCCATATAAGTATGCTCCAACCAGGTTTCATTTCTGACACAAGTATACACATCAATTTCATTCCCTATATGAGAGCTTCTACACAGTCTTCATTCATATACACCCCAGAAAATAAGCTGTATTAGAGGTGGAACCATGTCTGGTTTGCCTATCTATCTCCAGTATCTACAACAGGACCTAACCTAtggtaggtattcaataaattaaatattagtgATTTAACCCTAAAACTGCCACCAAAATTTTGACTTTTGTCTGTCTATCCTCATAATCTATGGA encodes:
- the CPNE1 gene encoding copine-1 isoform X2 — its product is MAHCVTLVQLSISCDHLIDKDIGSKSDPLCVLLQDVGGGNWAELGRTERVRNCSNPEFSKTLRLEYHFETVQKLRFGIYDIDNKTPELGDDDFLGGAECSLGQIVSSQIITLPLMLKPGKPAGRGTITVSAQEMKDNRVVTMEVEARNLDKKDFLGKSDPFLEFFRQGDGKWHLAYRSEVIKNNLNPTWKRFSVSLQHFCGGDPSTPIQVRCSDYDSDGSHDLIGTFYTSLAQLQAVPAEFECIHPEKQQKKKSYKNSGTVCVKVCQVETQYSFLDYVMGGCQINFTVGIDFTGSNGDPSSPDSLHYLSPTGVNEYLTALWSVGSVIQDYDSDKLFPAFGFGAQVPPDWQVSHEFALNFNSNNPYCTGIQGIVDAYRQALPQVRLYGPTNFAPIINHVARFATQAAHQRTASQYFVLLLLTDGAVTDVEATREAVVRASHLPMSVIIVGVGGADFEAMEQLDADGGPLHTRSGEAAARDIVQFVPYRRFQNAPQEALAQTVLAEVPTQLVSYFKAQGWAPFKPLPPPAKGPAQTPQV